Proteins from a single region of Euwallacea similis isolate ESF13 chromosome 21, ESF131.1, whole genome shotgun sequence:
- the LOC136416001 gene encoding anillin-like — protein sequence MPHFSTGLEQPVSCLRIKYYNGPSLQRPKIMQLGRTGNQGTLHYFKSRDVNLGGVRAIESTPSLKPARPQKVTCKILDLMKIYSTHTQDLPESFTPPKSPSSVGSESENNSENTSTETVESTNFKPQFTSSVNDILMDEETNKSINIVHQHQGTLKLEDVLTDHECKKEETGSLENVEIVNYLFQSGLFETWDKKQEELKSAINQQRRNKKLLTEDSRVISGSFGKINSEYASTESFEIQEMDVIATSPVPISTATISAPSSIDLTSGHLAIFMALKKARDIECLQMSQASKALYHIKKNRTNNFWLERLMAERVLLETSEKMRLLQQLMRDATYSIPELPLLTGTITVTNISMAFVNYRMKTYRIEPDYTMFFMLTVSHDSRILFSEYLTGERRLLEFKQKFSFANVASNYEVKLKLFCLKLRTSNKYIWNRFRSSGCFPMSGITYENLLIKKYEDKNVFTSSFKLCAEATLMRHELNKPSSKLIVYNKVFDQLNGVVKHEFRCDGVNLNNAIKSGFLDMGNIIGEAFFWDRVWCVLKGTKLRMYRHPSDEDFGKPVGEINMMYCFNSLITEVENCSKPRCFQLQTKRPAKNEEEFQMCFRLERHFCINKFTFSALSSSEYHEWTNEIQKHLQALRGFKLMVFE from the exons ATGCCTCATTTTAGTACAGGGCTTGAGCAACCGGTTAGCTGCTTGAGAATCAAATATTACAAC GGTCCGAGTCTTCAGAGACCTAAAATAATGCAATTAGGACGGACTGGAAACCAGGGTActttgcattattttaaatctcGCGATGTAAATTTGGGAGGTGTCCGAGCAATTGAAAGTACTCCATCTCTCAAACCTGCACGACCTCAGAAAGTCacctgtaaaattttggatttaatgaaaatatattctaCTCATACTCAAGACCTACCTGAAAGCTTTACACCCCCAAAATCTCCTTCCTCTGTTGGAAGTGAAAGTGAGAACAACTCGGAAAATACTTCAACGGAAACCGTAGAGTCTACCAACTTCAAGCCTCAGTTCACTTCGTCCGTGAATGATATATTGATGGACGAGgaaactaataaatcaataaatattgttcACCAACATCAAGGGACTTTGAAGCTTGAAGATGTTCTAACGGATCATGAGTGCAAGAAGGAGGAAACTGGGTCTCTGGAGAATGTGGAAATTGTGAACTATTTATTTCAGAGTGGATTATTTGAAACTTGGGATAAAAAACAAGAAGAATTGAAGAGTGCCATCAACCAACAAAGGAGAAACAAGAAGTTGTTGACGGAAGATTCCAGGGTGATTAGTGGCAGCTTTGGGAAGATAAATTCCGAGTATGCAAGCACAGAGTCTTTTGAGATTCAG GAGATGGATGTAATTGCCACCAGCCCAGTGCCCATTTCGACAGCAACCATATCCGCACCGTCATCCATTGACTTAACCAGCGGACACTTAGCTATATTCATGGCATTGAAGAAAGCCAGGGACATTGAATGCCTCCAAATGTCCCAGGCCTCTAAAGCACTCtaccacattaaaaaaaatagaaccaACAATTTCTGGTTGGAGAGGTTGATGGCTGAAAGGGTTTTACTGGAAACTA GCGAAAAAATGCGACTGCTTCAACAGCTCATGCGGGATGCAACCTACAGCATTCCAGAACTCCCTCTTCTCACAGGCACTATCACTGTCACCAACATATCGATGGCTTTTGTAAATTACCGCATGAAAACTTATCGCATAGAACCAGATTATACCATGTTTTTCATGTTAACCGTGAGTCATGATTCGAGAATATTATTCTCGGAATATTTAACTGGAGAACGGAGGCTGTTAGAATTTAAACAGAAGTTCTCTTTTGCGAATGTTGCGTCGAATTATGAGGTGAAGCTGAAATTGTTCTGTCTCAAGCTGCGCACTTCTAATAAGTACATTTGG aaCCGATTTCGCTCTTCTGGATGCTTTCCAATGTCTGGAATAACCTATGAGAACCtcctgataaaaaaatatgaggaTAAAAACGTATTCACTTCATCGTTTAAGCTGTGTGCAGAGGCGACACTAATGCGACATGAATTGAACAAACCGTCTTCAAAATTGATAGTATACAATAAGGTCTTCGATCAGCTAAATGGAGTGGTAAAGCACGAATTCAGATGCGATGgcgttaatttaaataatgccATTAAATCGGGATTTCTGGACATGGGAAATATCATCGGAGAGGCATTCTTTTGGGACAGAGTTTGGTGCGTCTTAAAAGGTACTAAACTGCGAATGTATCGCCACCCTTCAGATGAAGATTTCGGGAAGCCCGTAGGGGAAATCAACATGATGTACTGCTTCAACTCTCTTATTACCGAG GTCGAAAATTGCTCTAAACCGAGATGCTTCCAACTGCAAACTAAGAGGCCTGCCAAGAACGAAGAAGAGTTTCAGATGTGTTTCAGATTGGAACGCCATTTCTGCATAAATAAGTTCACCTTTTCCGCACTGTCATCTTCGGAATACCACGAGTGGAcaaatgaaattcaaaagcaCTTGCAGGCCTTACGAGGCTTTAAGTTAATGGTCTTTGAGTAG